From one Rhopalosiphum padi isolate XX-2018 chromosome 2, ASM2088224v1, whole genome shotgun sequence genomic stretch:
- the LOC132922714 gene encoding biogenesis of lysosome-related organelles complex 1 subunit 4, translating to MMLDELAIDYSEYLKVNNENEVSALKDVVEDMLTRLEEFQTFMEMVRALRMESTEMHYDSIKAMKSKVTELTDSVNKLEKLVNKVGEDVELVDQQLTEAEACMPINKEGPLNTILKPFFKKQEDHSSKQLPAYEPPVIFKSDDYFLATEAEDALKIIENDAATNN from the exons ATGATGTTAGACGAGCTGGCCATCGATTATTCCGAGTACTTAAAAGTCAACAATGAAAATGAG GTTAGCGCGTTAAAAGATGTAGTCGAAGATATGCTTACCAGATTGGAAGAGTTTCAGACATTtatggaaatg GTCCGTGCATTACGAATGGAAAGTACTGAGATGCATTATGATTCAATAAAAGCTATGAAGTCCAAGGTTACTGAACTAACAGATTCTGTAAACAAATTAGAAAAGCTTGTTAATAAAGTTGGTGAAGACGTAGAATTAGTCGACCAACAACTAACTGAAGCTGAGGCTTGTATGCCTATTAATAAGGAAGGTCCActgaatacaattttgaaaccCTTTTTT aaAAAACAAGAAGACCATTCTTCTAAGCAATTACCTGCCTATGAACCGCCAGTAATTTTTAAGTCAGACGATTATTTTCTGGCAACAGAAGCAGAAGATGcactcaaaattattgaaaatgatgCTGCcactaataattaa